In the genome of Desulfovibrio desulfuricans, one region contains:
- the miaA gene encoding tRNA (adenosine(37)-N6)-dimethylallyltransferase MiaA gives MADTSYAPLPVVCLAGPTGSGKTAAALAMAEVLDGEVVNADSRQVYADFPLITAQPSPQERACCPHHLYGFLPTENKISAGRWAEAAADTVRDILARGKTPLLVGGTGLYFQALLRGMAEIPPVDPELTAQLTARVAAEGAPRLYAELQGLDPAYAAKIHPNDRQRIIRALEVCQSTGRTFSWWHGNAMSNPLCAGPLLTLNASLDWLEPRLARRLDLMLEYGALDEARAAMQRCADPAAPGWTGIGCAEALSHLQGRLSAHDCRMQWLRNTRAYAKRQLTWFRARPEAVWLPPDDPRAVVEAAQRFWQNARKL, from the coding sequence ATGGCTGACACGTCTTATGCGCCGCTGCCGGTTGTTTGCCTGGCCGGTCCTACCGGCTCGGGCAAAACGGCGGCGGCTCTCGCCATGGCCGAAGTCCTCGACGGCGAAGTCGTCAACGCCGATTCGCGCCAGGTCTACGCCGACTTTCCGCTGATCACGGCCCAGCCTTCGCCGCAGGAGCGCGCCTGCTGCCCGCATCATCTGTACGGTTTTTTGCCCACCGAAAACAAGATCAGCGCCGGGCGCTGGGCCGAGGCCGCCGCCGATACGGTGCGCGACATTCTGGCGCGCGGCAAAACACCCCTGCTGGTGGGCGGCACGGGGCTGTATTTTCAGGCGCTGCTCAGGGGCATGGCCGAAATTCCGCCCGTAGACCCGGAGCTTACGGCGCAGCTCACGGCCCGCGTTGCCGCCGAGGGCGCGCCGCGCCTGTACGCCGAGCTGCAAGGCCTCGACCCGGCCTATGCCGCAAAAATTCACCCCAACGACCGCCAGCGCATCATCCGCGCGCTGGAGGTTTGCCAGAGCACGGGCCGGACATTCAGCTGGTGGCACGGCAACGCCATGAGCAACCCGCTCTGCGCGGGGCCGCTGCTGACGCTCAACGCCTCGCTGGACTGGCTGGAACCGCGCCTTGCCCGACGCCTTGACCTCATGCTTGAATACGGAGCCCTTGACGAAGCCCGCGCCGCCATGCAGCGCTGCGCCGACCCAGCAGCGCCCGGCTGGACAGGCATTGGCTGCGCCGAAGCGCTGTCCCATCTGCAGGGCCGGCTATCGGCCCATGACTGCCGCATGCAGTGGCTGCGCAACACACGGGCCTACGCCAAGCGGCAGCTGACATGGTTTCGCGCCCGGCCCGAGGCCGTATGGCTGCCCCCGGACGACCCCCGCGCGGTTGTGGAAGCCGCGCAGCGCTTCTGGCAAAACGCACGCAAACTATAA
- a CDS encoding B3/B4 domain-containing protein — protein MDTPPPCISIDPALQAIWPDTALGYIFWSAPVLAQEPQLWNFFASHTQPRLARLLADTELADMPQIGTSRRAFKAFGRDPGRVRISSEALYRRLRQGKELYRINSAVDANNLVSLESGFSLGTYDLARLRGNLLLRLGNEGETYAGIGKDKLDLLRMPLLADDLGPFGCPCSDSQRAMIVADAQATATPRALLTVVYGFSGCEPVQEALTLARGHFTAFAGARISDAGVVRK, from the coding sequence ATGGACACGCCGCCTCCTTGCATCAGCATTGATCCTGCCCTGCAGGCCATCTGGCCCGATACCGCCCTTGGCTACATCTTTTGGTCAGCCCCGGTTCTGGCGCAGGAGCCGCAACTGTGGAATTTTTTTGCCAGTCATACGCAGCCCCGGCTGGCCCGGCTGCTTGCCGATACCGAGCTTGCCGACATGCCGCAGATCGGTACTTCGCGCCGGGCCTTCAAGGCCTTTGGGCGCGACCCCGGCCGCGTGCGCATTTCTTCCGAAGCCCTGTACCGCCGCCTGCGCCAGGGCAAGGAACTGTACCGCATCAACTCTGCCGTAGACGCCAACAACCTTGTCTCGCTTGAATCGGGCTTTTCGCTGGGGACGTACGACCTCGCCCGGCTACGGGGCAACCTTTTGCTCCGGCTGGGCAACGAGGGCGAAACATACGCGGGCATAGGCAAGGACAAGCTTGACCTTCTGCGCATGCCCCTGCTGGCCGACGATCTGGGCCCATTTGGCTGCCCCTGCAGCGATTCGCAGAGGGCCATGATCGTCGCCGACGCGCAGGCGACCGCAACGCCCAGGGCATTGCTCACGGTCGTTTACGGTTTTTCTGGCTGCGAACCTGTGCAGGAGGCGCTGACCTTGGCGCGCGGACATTTTACCGCGTTTGCCGGGGCCCGCATCAGCGACGCGGGTGTCGTCCGTAAATAG
- a CDS encoding nine-heme cytochrome c, translating to MRNGTSLLLLAALALAGAACLTALGAGSATAAALEPTDSGAPSAIVMFPVSAKPNPKGAAMKPAVFNHLIHEKKVGNCETCHHTGDPVACSTCHTTEGKAEGNFVTLDRAMHATNIAKRAKGNTPVSCVSCHEQQTKERRECAGCHAIVTPKRDQAWCATCHNVTSSMTPEQLQQGIKGKLSPDQNEALAAETVQSQKAVQPLNAMQGPLKVTIDALADKYEPNNFTHRRHVASLMERIKGDKLAEAFHNKPETLCATCHHRSPLSATPPKCGSCHTKEIDPKNPNRPNLKAAYHLQCMGCHQGMNVGRPKNTDCTTCHKARP from the coding sequence ATGAGGAACGGCACATCACTGCTTTTGCTGGCGGCTCTGGCCCTGGCGGGCGCGGCGTGTCTGACGGCGCTCGGAGCTGGATCGGCCACGGCCGCAGCTTTGGAGCCGACAGACAGCGGCGCGCCGTCGGCCATTGTTATGTTTCCGGTAAGCGCTAAGCCCAATCCCAAGGGCGCGGCCATGAAACCCGCTGTTTTCAATCATCTCATCCATGAGAAAAAGGTTGGCAACTGCGAAACCTGCCACCACACCGGCGACCCTGTGGCCTGTAGCACCTGCCACACCACGGAAGGCAAGGCGGAAGGAAACTTCGTGACGCTTGACCGCGCCATGCACGCCACCAATATCGCCAAGCGCGCCAAGGGCAACACCCCTGTGAGCTGCGTGAGCTGTCATGAACAGCAAACCAAAGAACGGCGCGAATGCGCGGGCTGCCACGCCATTGTGACGCCCAAGCGCGACCAGGCATGGTGCGCCACCTGCCACAATGTTACGTCTTCCATGACGCCGGAACAGCTGCAGCAAGGCATCAAGGGCAAGCTGTCTCCCGACCAGAACGAAGCTCTGGCCGCTGAAACCGTGCAGTCGCAGAAGGCCGTTCAGCCTCTCAACGCCATGCAGGGTCCCCTCAAGGTGACCATCGACGCGCTGGCTGACAAGTACGAGCCGAACAACTTCACCCACCGTCGCCATGTCGCCTCCCTGATGGAACGCATCAAGGGCGACAAGCTGGCTGAGGCTTTCCACAACAAGCCCGAGACCCTGTGCGCCACGTGCCATCACAGGAGCCCGCTTTCGGCCACGCCTCCCAAGTGCGGTAGCTGCCACACCAAGGAAATCGACCCCAAGAATCCCAACCGCCCCAACCTCAAGGCTGCATATCACCTGCAGTGCATGGGTTGCCACCAGGGCATGAATGTGGGTCGTCCGAAGAATACCGACTGCACCACTTGTCATAAGGCCCGCCCCTAG
- the hmcB gene encoding sulfate respiration complex iron-sulfur protein HmcB, translated as MNRRKFLAIMGSAGVISALGTAKVANAGVHTFPYYADSYGVLHDTTRCIGCRRCEEACNAVNHLPKPKKPFTDLSVTSTKRRTSAYEWTVVNKYNVNGKDVFRKLQCFHCNDPACASACFAKCFQKQPDGSVSYDGTQCVGCRYCMVACPFYVPGFQYDEAFDPLVQKCTFCEPRLKEGKLPGCVEACPMDALTFGRRSDLIKIARSRINETPGKYVNYVYGEHDAGGTAWMVLSPAVEAPAVAKDAKAHADAHGDTSELKQLGLDKHLGTQPMGELTYGALGTVPMIVAFWPVLFGGAYAMTKRRDAIFKAEKDAHVKETKDDLAAAVDAAVRKIEETQGPGAADTARRAMTDALKAREAACCKEHGEDK; from the coding sequence ATGAATCGCAGAAAATTCCTGGCCATCATGGGAAGCGCGGGCGTGATTTCGGCATTGGGCACTGCCAAGGTAGCCAATGCCGGGGTGCACACCTTCCCCTACTATGCAGACAGCTACGGCGTTCTGCATGACACTACGCGCTGCATCGGCTGCCGCCGTTGCGAAGAAGCCTGCAACGCGGTGAACCACCTGCCCAAGCCCAAAAAGCCTTTTACCGACCTTTCGGTTACCTCCACCAAGCGCCGCACCTCGGCGTATGAGTGGACCGTGGTCAACAAGTACAACGTCAACGGCAAGGACGTGTTCCGCAAGCTGCAGTGCTTCCACTGCAACGACCCGGCCTGCGCCTCTGCCTGCTTTGCCAAATGCTTTCAAAAACAGCCCGACGGCAGCGTGTCCTACGACGGTACGCAGTGCGTGGGCTGCCGGTACTGCATGGTAGCCTGTCCCTTCTACGTGCCTGGCTTCCAGTACGACGAAGCGTTTGATCCGTTGGTGCAAAAGTGCACCTTCTGCGAACCCCGCCTCAAGGAAGGCAAGCTGCCCGGTTGCGTGGAAGCCTGCCCCATGGACGCGCTGACCTTTGGTCGCCGCAGCGACCTGATCAAGATCGCCCGCTCGCGCATCAACGAAACCCCCGGCAAATACGTAAACTACGTATACGGCGAGCACGATGCCGGCGGTACCGCCTGGATGGTGCTGTCTCCTGCCGTTGAGGCTCCCGCCGTTGCCAAGGACGCCAAGGCTCATGCCGACGCCCACGGCGACACCAGCGAACTCAAGCAACTTGGTCTCGACAAGCACCTGGGCACGCAGCCCATGGGCGAGCTGACCTACGGCGCTCTGGGCACCGTGCCCATGATCGTGGCCTTCTGGCCTGTGCTCTTTGGCGGCGCATACGCCATGACCAAACGCCGCGACGCCATCTTCAAGGCCGAGAAGGACGCACACGTCAAGGAGACCAAGGACGATCTGGCCGCAGCCGTTGACGCCGCAGTGCGCAAGATTGAGGAAACCCAGGGTCCGGGCGCTGCCGACACGGCCCGCCGCGCAATGACCGACGCCTTGAAGGCTCGGGAAGCGGCGTGCTGCAAGGAGCACGGGGAGGATAAATAA
- the hmcC gene encoding sulfate respiration complex protein HmcC has translation MANHSIVIPTRDRLFNISEFLTPTPGNIISAIILAVGLVITVIRFTVGIGSVTNLSDVQPWGMWIGFDLLCGVCLAAGGYFTTVACYIMGMKHFHSAVRPAITTAFLGYAFVVIALLYDLGHPLRLPFMFFFPGTTSVLFEVGLCVATYVSVLLIEFSVAPLEWLSCRYPWLLKIRKIVVKCTIPLTIFGVTLSTLHQSSLGSLYLISPGKVFPLWYSPFMPMFFFVSSMAAGASMVIFEGMLAHRGVHHYMDKTHLREADDVTFSFARAGSFILFAYFMLKLIDMLVQANIPYLFTGYGAWWAVEMLGFVLLPALTYAKGARDRNLTLCRIAATNTVVGIVLNRFNVSMIAFNYTLPSAERYFPSIWEICISMFVVTMIVTVYRFIVYNMPVLYEHPDFKGEH, from the coding sequence ATGGCAAACCACAGCATAGTTATTCCTACCAGGGACAGGCTGTTTAACATCAGCGAGTTCCTCACGCCCACCCCCGGCAATATCATTTCCGCCATCATTCTGGCGGTGGGCCTGGTCATCACCGTTATCCGCTTTACCGTGGGCATCGGTTCCGTCACCAACCTGAGCGATGTGCAGCCCTGGGGCATGTGGATCGGCTTTGACCTGCTGTGCGGCGTGTGCCTCGCGGCGGGCGGCTACTTCACCACCGTGGCCTGCTACATCATGGGCATGAAGCACTTCCACTCCGCAGTGCGCCCGGCCATCACCACAGCCTTTTTGGGCTACGCCTTCGTGGTTATCGCCCTGCTGTACGATCTGGGCCATCCGCTGCGCCTGCCCTTCATGTTCTTCTTCCCCGGCACGACCTCGGTTCTCTTTGAAGTGGGTCTGTGCGTTGCCACCTACGTTTCGGTGCTGCTCATCGAATTTTCCGTGGCTCCGCTCGAATGGCTCTCCTGCCGGTACCCCTGGCTGCTCAAGATCCGCAAGATCGTGGTCAAATGCACCATTCCGCTGACCATCTTCGGCGTGACCCTGTCCACCCTGCACCAGTCCTCGCTGGGTTCGCTCTACCTGATCTCCCCCGGCAAGGTGTTTCCCCTGTGGTACTCGCCCTTCATGCCCATGTTCTTCTTTGTGAGTTCCATGGCCGCTGGCGCGTCCATGGTTATCTTTGAAGGCATGCTGGCCCACCGAGGCGTGCACCACTACATGGACAAGACCCACCTGCGCGAAGCTGACGACGTAACCTTCAGCTTTGCCCGCGCGGGCTCGTTCATCCTCTTTGCCTACTTTATGCTCAAGCTCATCGACATGCTTGTGCAGGCCAACATCCCCTACCTGTTTACGGGTTACGGGGCATGGTGGGCGGTGGAAATGCTGGGCTTTGTGCTGCTGCCCGCCCTCACCTACGCCAAGGGCGCTCGCGACCGCAACCTGACCCTGTGCCGCATTGCCGCGACCAACACAGTGGTGGGCATCGTGCTGAACCGTTTCAACGTGTCCATGATCGCCTTCAACTACACGCTGCCCTCGGCCGAACGTTACTTCCCCAGCATCTGGGAAATCTGCATCTCCATGTTTGTGGTGACCATGATTGTCACGGTCTACCGCTTCATCGTTTACAACATGCCGGTGCTGTACGAACACCCAGACTTCAAGGGCGAGCACTAA
- the hmcD gene encoding sulfate respiration complex protein HmcD — protein MEFNTFYQYFLFTKSWAYVMMFVVLPVYVLYWNFILFPEKKERSNGSKH, from the coding sequence ATGGAATTCAATACGTTTTATCAGTATTTCCTCTTCACCAAGAGCTGGGCTTATGTGATGATGTTTGTGGTGCTGCCCGTGTACGTGCTGTACTGGAACTTCATCCTGTTCCCTGAAAAAAAGGAACGCTCCAACGGCTCCAAGCACTAG
- a CDS encoding HypC/HybG/HupF family hydrogenase formation chaperone, translating to MCLAIPARIEELQGQGMARVRVGESQTFLTASVMLLPEEPKVGDYVIVHAGFALHVMTPQEAEDSLSALRELAQAMEGTPANF from the coding sequence ATGTGTCTTGCCATACCTGCCAGAATTGAAGAACTTCAGGGCCAGGGCATGGCCCGCGTGCGCGTGGGCGAAAGCCAGACCTTTCTTACGGCGTCGGTCATGCTGCTGCCCGAAGAACCCAAGGTGGGCGACTACGTCATTGTCCACGCCGGGTTTGCGCTGCACGTAATGACGCCGCAAGAGGCGGAAGACAGCCTGTCGGCGTTGCGCGAGCTGGCACAAGCCATGGAAGGCACACCGGCGAACTTCTGA
- a CDS encoding glycosyltransferase 61 family protein: protein MFGHFGRLYAIRCWANVPLLFSGPSGFVVSWRLAVLELLSLDKRVRLISEPVEVTRLIVSPPGATVLPDSMLPEQLEALGSAVRAAPPPGRKIWLSRSAFPYGGVVENEPQIERDLQTMGWEIVHPEQLLAAAQARAAAGAEVVAGFDGSAFFQRAARRQDTRNPADF from the coding sequence TTGTTCGGCCATTTTGGCCGTCTCTATGCCATCCGCTGCTGGGCCAATGTACCGCTGCTTTTTTCAGGCCCCAGCGGCTTTGTCGTTTCATGGCGGCTTGCTGTCCTGGAGCTGCTTAGCCTTGATAAACGGGTGCGCCTGATCAGCGAGCCTGTGGAGGTCACGCGCCTGATTGTTTCGCCCCCGGGCGCAACGGTGCTGCCCGATTCCATGCTGCCGGAGCAGCTGGAGGCGCTGGGCAGCGCCGTACGCGCCGCGCCACCCCCCGGCCGCAAGATATGGCTGTCGCGCAGCGCCTTTCCGTATGGGGGCGTGGTGGAAAACGAGCCGCAAATTGAGCGGGATCTGCAGACCATGGGGTGGGAGATCGTGCACCCCGAGCAACTGCTTGCCGCAGCGCAGGCGAGGGCTGCGGCGGGTGCTGAGGTGGTGGCGGGCTTTGACGGTTCGGCTTTTTTTCAGCGGGCTGCTCGCCGACAAGATACACGGAACCCTGCTGATTTTTAA
- the ileS gene encoding isoleucine--tRNA ligase: protein MSDYKKTLNLPQTAFPMKANLAQREPETLKKWDTINSYEAMVEASGSKGTYVLHDGPPYANGHIHMGTALNKILKDIIVKSRNMAGFASRYVPGWDCHGLPIEHKVEQELKEKKKTLPAHVVRKLCRDYASKWIDVQRKEFRRLGVLGNWEDPYMSMRPAYEAATARELANFVETGGVMRSKKPIYWCCSCHTALAEAEVEYYDHTSPSIFVRFPLRDEGLKNVFSAADPAHAFVVIWTTTPWTLPDNMAVCLHPEFTYVLVQVGDAQYLLAEDLLASCAGQFGWSDPQILGRATGAQLEGLKARHPFYDRVSPLILGQHVTLDAGTGCVHTAPGHGREDYDVGLKYGLEIYSPLDDAGRFLPTVQFFAGLNVFEANPKVIEKLEEVGALLRQGKIKHSYPHCWRCKEPVIFRATTQWFISMEKNDLRGRALKAIDDQVRWIPAWGRERIHNMIEFRPDWCISRQRQWGVPIMALLCEDCGEAWNDPKWMRGICDKFAQHPTGCDYWYEADLADIVPQDLACPHCGGHHWKRETDILDVWFDSGTSFAAVLEQRPELSYPADLYLEGSDQHRGWFHSSLLVSEGTRKRAPYKSVLTHGYVVDGEGRKMSKSIGNVIAPQELIEKFGAEIVRLWVSSVEYREDIRISDEILGRLVDAYRRIRNTCRYILGNLDGLGKDNLLPLSELLPLDLFALDAAARVHDRVQQAYMDFDFHKVYHTLHNYCVTDLSSMYLDILKDRLYASGAASAERRSAQTAMWHILGMLLRDMAPVLSFTAEEIFAHLPQGLRGTEPTVFALHPVDSAPFLLDEGKRDDWNVLTAVRGAATKAIEPMRRDGVVGHSLDTRVTLFVADELRQRLEGLHTDLRAFCIVSQIELQPLENAPQGAYRDEEIAGLAIGVEKAHGEKCERCWIYSTELGTDAAHPTLCPRCAAVIKDMEA from the coding sequence ATGAGCGATTACAAGAAAACATTGAACCTGCCTCAGACCGCCTTTCCCATGAAAGCAAACCTGGCCCAGCGCGAGCCGGAAACGCTGAAAAAATGGGATACCATTAACAGCTACGAGGCGATGGTCGAGGCCTCCGGCAGCAAGGGCACCTATGTTCTGCACGACGGCCCGCCCTACGCCAACGGGCACATCCACATGGGCACCGCGCTGAACAAGATTCTCAAGGACATTATTGTAAAGTCGCGCAACATGGCGGGCTTTGCCTCGCGCTACGTGCCGGGCTGGGACTGCCACGGCCTGCCCATCGAGCACAAGGTCGAGCAGGAGCTGAAAGAAAAAAAGAAAACCCTGCCCGCCCATGTGGTGCGCAAGCTCTGCCGCGACTACGCTTCAAAGTGGATCGACGTGCAGCGCAAGGAATTTCGCCGTCTCGGCGTGCTCGGCAACTGGGAAGATCCCTACATGAGCATGCGCCCCGCCTATGAGGCCGCCACCGCCCGCGAGCTGGCAAACTTTGTGGAAACGGGCGGCGTCATGCGCTCCAAAAAGCCCATCTACTGGTGCTGCTCGTGCCATACGGCCCTTGCCGAAGCCGAGGTGGAATACTACGACCACACCTCGCCCTCCATCTTTGTGCGCTTTCCGCTCAGGGACGAAGGCCTGAAAAACGTATTTTCCGCTGCAGACCCTGCGCACGCCTTTGTGGTCATCTGGACCACCACGCCCTGGACCCTGCCGGACAACATGGCCGTGTGCCTGCATCCCGAATTTACCTATGTGCTCGTGCAGGTCGGCGACGCCCAGTACCTGCTGGCCGAAGATCTGCTGGCCTCCTGCGCCGGGCAGTTTGGCTGGAGCGACCCCCAGATTCTGGGCCGCGCCACCGGCGCGCAGCTTGAGGGCCTCAAGGCCCGGCACCCCTTCTACGACCGCGTGTCGCCCCTCATTCTGGGCCAGCACGTTACCCTTGATGCGGGCACGGGCTGCGTGCACACCGCCCCCGGCCACGGCCGGGAAGACTATGATGTCGGCCTCAAATACGGCCTCGAAATCTATTCGCCCCTGGACGACGCCGGGCGCTTTTTGCCCACCGTGCAGTTTTTTGCCGGGCTGAACGTCTTTGAAGCCAACCCCAAGGTCATTGAAAAGCTTGAAGAAGTCGGCGCATTGCTGCGTCAGGGCAAGATCAAGCACTCCTACCCCCACTGCTGGCGCTGCAAAGAGCCGGTCATCTTCCGCGCGACCACCCAGTGGTTTATCAGCATGGAAAAGAACGACCTGCGCGGCCGCGCCCTCAAGGCCATTGACGATCAGGTGCGCTGGATCCCCGCCTGGGGCCGCGAGCGCATCCATAATATGATCGAATTCCGCCCCGACTGGTGCATCTCGCGTCAGCGGCAATGGGGCGTGCCCATCATGGCCCTGCTGTGCGAAGACTGCGGCGAGGCATGGAACGACCCCAAGTGGATGCGCGGCATCTGCGACAAGTTCGCCCAGCATCCCACGGGCTGCGACTACTGGTACGAGGCCGATCTTGCGGATATCGTGCCCCAGGACCTTGCCTGCCCCCACTGCGGCGGCCACCACTGGAAGCGCGAAACGGATATTCTTGACGTCTGGTTTGATTCGGGCACCAGCTTTGCCGCCGTGCTTGAGCAGCGCCCGGAGCTTTCCTACCCCGCAGACCTGTATCTTGAAGGTTCAGACCAGCACCGGGGCTGGTTCCACAGCTCACTGCTCGTCAGCGAGGGCACGCGCAAGCGCGCGCCCTACAAGTCTGTGCTCACCCACGGCTACGTGGTGGACGGCGAAGGCCGCAAGATGTCCAAATCCATTGGCAACGTCATTGCGCCGCAAGAGCTGATTGAAAAATTCGGTGCGGAGATTGTGCGCCTGTGGGTCTCGTCGGTTGAATACCGCGAAGACATCCGCATTTCGGACGAAATTCTTGGCCGTCTTGTGGACGCCTACCGACGCATCCGCAACACCTGCCGCTATATTCTGGGCAATCTCGACGGTCTGGGCAAGGACAACCTGCTGCCCCTCAGCGAGCTGCTGCCTCTCGACCTGTTTGCCCTGGATGCCGCCGCCCGCGTGCACGACCGTGTGCAGCAGGCCTATATGGATTTTGACTTCCACAAGGTCTACCACACCCTGCACAACTACTGCGTGACGGATCTTTCGTCCATGTACCTGGACATTCTCAAAGACCGCCTGTACGCCTCAGGCGCCGCCAGCGCCGAGCGCCGCTCCGCCCAGACCGCCATGTGGCACATACTGGGCATGCTGCTGCGCGACATGGCCCCGGTGCTGTCCTTTACGGCCGAAGAAATCTTTGCCCACCTGCCTCAGGGCCTGCGCGGCACTGAGCCCACGGTCTTTGCCCTGCACCCCGTTGACTCGGCCCCCTTCCTGCTGGACGAGGGCAAGCGCGATGACTGGAATGTGCTTACCGCCGTGCGCGGCGCTGCCACCAAGGCCATCGAACCCATGCGCCGCGACGGTGTGGTCGGGCACTCGCTCGACACGCGCGTAACGCTGTTTGTGGCCGACGAGCTGCGTCAACGGCTGGAAGGCCTGCATACCGACCTGCGCGCCTTCTGCATTGTCTCGCAGATTGAGCTGCAGCCCCTTGAAAACGCGCCGCAAGGCGCCTATCGCGACGAGGAAATTGCCGGGCTGGCCATCGGCGTGGAAAAGGCCCACGGCGAAAAGTGCGAGCGCTGCTGGATTTACAGCACCGAGCTGGGAACAGATGCGGCGCACCCCACGCTTTGCCCGCGTTGCGCCGCTGTTATTAAGGACATGGAAGCGTAA
- the lspA gene encoding signal peptidase II encodes MPRHYRILGIAAVVALALDQISKWAVMRFIPEHRPITVIAGLFDLVNIRNRGAAFGFLNRSDIEWQFWLFLVATIVAAWAIIMLVRSSHEDPWLITALGLVMGGALGNLVDRVRFRAVVDFLDVYWGDWHWPAFNVADSAIFVGAALACLILWRKPPAAASDKGGKPTPGKGGTA; translated from the coding sequence ATGCCCAGGCATTATCGCATACTAGGCATTGCGGCCGTCGTTGCCCTGGCGCTCGACCAGATCAGCAAATGGGCCGTCATGCGTTTTATACCGGAGCACAGGCCCATAACGGTTATTGCCGGGCTGTTTGACCTCGTCAACATCCGCAACCGGGGCGCGGCATTCGGCTTTTTGAACAGGTCAGACATCGAGTGGCAGTTCTGGCTGTTTCTGGTCGCCACAATTGTGGCGGCGTGGGCCATTATAATGCTGGTGCGCAGCTCGCACGAAGACCCGTGGCTGATTACGGCTCTGGGGCTTGTCATGGGCGGAGCGCTTGGCAATCTGGTTGACCGCGTGCGCTTTCGCGCTGTGGTGGACTTTTTGGATGTTTATTGGGGCGACTGGCACTGGCCTGCCTTTAACGTGGCCGACTCGGCCATCTTTGTGGGCGCGGCGCTGGCCTGCCTGATTCTCTGGCGCAAGCCCCCGGCTGCCGCCAGCGACAAGGGCGGCAAACCAACCCCCGGCAAGGGAGGAACCGCATGA
- a CDS encoding PLDc N-terminal domain-containing protein, translated as MIFHWWHVLIVMFPMIPTVWSILHIWGHEFANPQQRALWLVLVVFLPVVGGIIYIFTGRKKVLGKVQN; from the coding sequence ATGATTTTTCATTGGTGGCATGTGCTGATAGTAATGTTCCCCATGATTCCCACCGTGTGGAGCATCCTGCACATCTGGGGGCATGAGTTTGCAAACCCGCAACAGCGCGCCCTGTGGCTTGTGCTGGTAGTTTTTCTGCCGGTTGTGGGTGGAATAATCTATATTTTTACAGGACGAAAAAAAGTTCTGGGAAAAGTGCAAAATTGA
- the ybgF gene encoding tol-pal system protein YbgF, translated as MRTLRSLYILTLACAALPLSGCMGGSTSNGNGSVTLEQQVQQQDVQLRQMQPAQADAWNQIQTLRQEVNALKGQLDDIQNAGGAHALVGRVRAHDEALRQVERSMALNLNLGDPMSSGSSGSTAQFTPQAAPQAAPQAAPQAAPAFSQPNYGQPSYGQAAAGGMAAGSVGYAAANAAGDQGAAHQPQTVINPSASTWGQASPQPEPQVQAPKKDISLALFDAGVNSYNARKYDEAQRSFTDFLKNYKDHSQAPEAQYYLAECYFQRNQFADAALSYDAVIKKYPTSSSAPGAYLKQGISFSKLNQAAAAKARLEELIKKYPNSPEAARAKTFLKTNK; from the coding sequence ATGCGCACACTCCGTTCTTTGTACATTCTGACTCTTGCCTGCGCGGCTCTGCCTTTGAGCGGCTGCATGGGCGGCAGCACCAGCAACGGCAACGGCAGCGTTACACTGGAACAGCAGGTGCAACAGCAAGACGTGCAGCTGCGACAGATGCAGCCGGCGCAGGCCGACGCCTGGAACCAGATTCAGACCTTGCGGCAGGAAGTCAACGCGCTCAAGGGCCAGCTTGACGATATACAGAACGCTGGCGGCGCGCACGCCCTGGTTGGCCGCGTAAGGGCGCACGATGAAGCCTTGCGGCAGGTTGAGCGCAGCATGGCGCTGAACCTGAACCTGGGCGACCCCATGAGCAGCGGCAGTTCCGGCTCCACAGCCCAGTTTACCCCGCAGGCCGCGCCTCAAGCCGCTCCGCAGGCAGCTCCGCAGGCGGCTCCCGCATTCAGCCAGCCCAACTATGGCCAGCCCTCCTACGGTCAGGCAGCCGCAGGCGGCATGGCGGCAGGTTCTGTGGGCTATGCCGCAGCCAACGCCGCAGGCGACCAGGGTGCTGCCCATCAGCCCCAAACGGTAATCAACCCCAGCGCCAGCACCTGGGGCCAGGCTAGTCCTCAGCCAGAACCCCAGGTTCAGGCTCCCAAAAAGGACATTTCTCTGGCGCTCTTTGACGCTGGCGTCAACTCCTACAATGCCCGCAAGTACGATGAAGCGCAGCGCTCCTTCACCGATTTTCTTAAAAACTACAAGGACCACAGCCAGGCCCCCGAAGCCCAGTACTACCTGGCCGAGTGTTACTTCCAGCGCAACCAGTTTGCCGACGCGGCTCTTTCCTACGATGCGGTCATCAAAAAATACCCCACCTCGTCCAGTGCGCCCGGTGCGTACCTCAAGCAGGGCATAAGCTTCAGCAAGCTCAATCAGGCCGCCGCCGCCAAGGCGCGACTGGAAGAGCTTATCAAAAAGTACCCCAACTCTCCCGAAGCCGCGAGAGCCAAGACCTTTCTCAAGACCAACAAGTAA